A genome region from Lytechinus pictus isolate F3 Inbred chromosome 16, Lp3.0, whole genome shotgun sequence includes the following:
- the LOC129279593 gene encoding propionyl-CoA carboxylase alpha chain, mitochondrial-like isoform X1 — protein MGDKIESKLLAKEANVNTIPGFDGVVETPDQAVEVANDIGYPVMLKASAGGGGKGMRIAWNDDETREGFRLSSQEAAASFGDDRLLVEKFIDNPRHIEIQVLADSHGNTIYLNERECSIQRRNQKVIEEAPSTFLDEATRQAMGNQAVSLARAVDYKSAGTVEFLVDSKRNFYFLEMNTRLQVEHPITECITGVDLVQEMIRVAKGHTLRYTQDDIPINGWAIESRVYAEDPYKSFGLPSIGHLHRYSEPLHLDKVRVDSGIKEGSEISMYYDPMISKLVTYGATREEALAIMEKALDTYIIRGVTHNISLLQDVIANPRFISGDISTKFLQEEYPEGFSGWKLDQREETNLKAVAGCLYILNQFKAQRFTNQTRVPPTPVSWDQSKLSVFIDGQRQDIVVQMNDAGGKVNINGETLDVDISWSAAQDVITPSVNDTTLCLQVISCDTAGNIQLQYKGTIFTLNVMQQEAANLQALMPEKVKPDMSKEVVSPMPGKLHTLHVQVGDSVGEGQEVCVVEAMKMHNSLFSSREGKVKAVHFVEGDSIAEEDIILELE, from the exons ATGGGTGACAAGATCGAGAGCAAACTCCTGGCCAAGGAGGCTAACGTCAATACCATTCCAGGTTTCGATGGAGTTGTAGAGACACCGGATCAGGCAGTAGAGGTTGCTAATGATATAG GTTATCCAGTTATGTTGAAAGCTTCGGCGGGAGGAGGAGGGAAAGGAATGAGGATAGCATGGAATGATGATGAAACAAG GGAAGGGTTCCGACTGTCATCGCAGGAAGCGGCGGCTAGTTTCGGAGACGACAGACTCCTAGTTGAGAAGTTTATAGATAATCCTAGACATATAGAAATACAA GTATTAGCCGATTCCCATGGTAACACAATCTACCTGAATGAAAGAGAATGTTCGATACAGAGGAGAAATCAGAAGGTCATTGAAGAAGCACCCAG taCTTTCTTAGATGAAGCTACAAGGCAAGCCATGGGAAACCAAGCAGTATCACTAGCAAGAGCAGTAGATTATAAATCAGCAg GTACTGTTGAATTTTTAGTAGACTCCAAGCGTAACTTCTACTTCTTAGAAATGAACACCAGATTGCAG GTCGAGCATCCGATCACGGAGTGCATCACCGGGGTTGATTTGGTACAGGAGATGATACGGGTTGCTAAGGGACACACCCTTAGATACACACAGGATGATATACCAATCAACGGGTGGGCCATTGAGAGCAGAGTCTACGCCGAG GATCCTTATAAATCATTTGGTCTTCCGTCCATCGGTCATCTCCATCGCTACTCCGAGCCTCTCCATCTTGATAAAGTCCGAGTAGACAGCGGGATCAAAGAAGGCAGTGAGATAAGCATGTATTATGATCCCATGATCTCAAAG CTTGTCACATATGGAGCCACGAGAGAGGAAGCCTTAGCAATCATGGAAAAAGCCTTGGATACATACATTATTAGAG GTGTAACTCACAACATATCACTGCTTCAAGATGTGATTGCTAACCCTAGATTCATCTCAGGCGATATCAGCACAAAGTTCTTACAGGAAGAGTATCCAGAAGGATTCTCAG GATGGAAGCTTGACCAAAGAGAGGAGACCAATCTTAAAGCAGTAGCAGGATGTTTGTATATTCTCAATCAATTCAAAGCCCAAAGATTTACAAACCAAACTAG GGTACCACCGACGCCAGTATCATGGGACCAATCCAAACTGAGTGTATTCATCGACGGGCAGAGACAGGATATAGTAGTACAGATGAATGATGCTGGAGGCAAG GTGAATATCAATGGAGAAACATTAGATGTCGATATATCATGGTCAGCAGCCCAAGATGTTATCACACCCTCTGTTAATGATACTACTTTATGTTTACAG GTTATTTCATGTGATACTGCCGGCAACATTCAACTTCAATACAAAGGCACAATc TTTACCCTGAATGTAATGCAGCAAGAGGCAGCTAATCTCCAAGCATTGATGCCTGAGAAGGTCAAGCCTGATATGAGTAAAGAAGTTGTCTCCCCTATGCCTGGCAAGCTCCATACGCTTCATGTGCAAGTAGGAGATTCG GTTGGTGAAGGCCAGGAGGTGTGTGTTGTAGAAGCTATGAAGATGCACAACAGTCTCTTCTCATCAAGAGAGGGAAAG GTTAAAGCCGTTCATTTTGTTGAAGGTGATAGCATAGCGGAAGAAGACATTATTCTGGAGCTGGAATAA
- the LOC129279593 gene encoding propionyl-CoA carboxylase alpha chain, mitochondrial-like isoform X2, producing the protein MRIAWNDDETREGFRLSSQEAAASFGDDRLLVEKFIDNPRHIEIQVLADSHGNTIYLNERECSIQRRNQKVIEEAPSTFLDEATRQAMGNQAVSLARAVDYKSAGTVEFLVDSKRNFYFLEMNTRLQVEHPITECITGVDLVQEMIRVAKGHTLRYTQDDIPINGWAIESRVYAEDPYKSFGLPSIGHLHRYSEPLHLDKVRVDSGIKEGSEISMYYDPMISKLVTYGATREEALAIMEKALDTYIIRGVTHNISLLQDVIANPRFISGDISTKFLQEEYPEGFSGWKLDQREETNLKAVAGCLYILNQFKAQRFTNQTRVPPTPVSWDQSKLSVFIDGQRQDIVVQMNDAGGKVNINGETLDVDISWSAAQDVITPSVNDTTLCLQVISCDTAGNIQLQYKGTIFTLNVMQQEAANLQALMPEKVKPDMSKEVVSPMPGKLHTLHVQVGDSVGEGQEVCVVEAMKMHNSLFSSREGKVKAVHFVEGDSIAEEDIILELE; encoded by the exons atGAGGATAGCATGGAATGATGATGAAACAAG GGAAGGGTTCCGACTGTCATCGCAGGAAGCGGCGGCTAGTTTCGGAGACGACAGACTCCTAGTTGAGAAGTTTATAGATAATCCTAGACATATAGAAATACAA GTATTAGCCGATTCCCATGGTAACACAATCTACCTGAATGAAAGAGAATGTTCGATACAGAGGAGAAATCAGAAGGTCATTGAAGAAGCACCCAG taCTTTCTTAGATGAAGCTACAAGGCAAGCCATGGGAAACCAAGCAGTATCACTAGCAAGAGCAGTAGATTATAAATCAGCAg GTACTGTTGAATTTTTAGTAGACTCCAAGCGTAACTTCTACTTCTTAGAAATGAACACCAGATTGCAG GTCGAGCATCCGATCACGGAGTGCATCACCGGGGTTGATTTGGTACAGGAGATGATACGGGTTGCTAAGGGACACACCCTTAGATACACACAGGATGATATACCAATCAACGGGTGGGCCATTGAGAGCAGAGTCTACGCCGAG GATCCTTATAAATCATTTGGTCTTCCGTCCATCGGTCATCTCCATCGCTACTCCGAGCCTCTCCATCTTGATAAAGTCCGAGTAGACAGCGGGATCAAAGAAGGCAGTGAGATAAGCATGTATTATGATCCCATGATCTCAAAG CTTGTCACATATGGAGCCACGAGAGAGGAAGCCTTAGCAATCATGGAAAAAGCCTTGGATACATACATTATTAGAG GTGTAACTCACAACATATCACTGCTTCAAGATGTGATTGCTAACCCTAGATTCATCTCAGGCGATATCAGCACAAAGTTCTTACAGGAAGAGTATCCAGAAGGATTCTCAG GATGGAAGCTTGACCAAAGAGAGGAGACCAATCTTAAAGCAGTAGCAGGATGTTTGTATATTCTCAATCAATTCAAAGCCCAAAGATTTACAAACCAAACTAG GGTACCACCGACGCCAGTATCATGGGACCAATCCAAACTGAGTGTATTCATCGACGGGCAGAGACAGGATATAGTAGTACAGATGAATGATGCTGGAGGCAAG GTGAATATCAATGGAGAAACATTAGATGTCGATATATCATGGTCAGCAGCCCAAGATGTTATCACACCCTCTGTTAATGATACTACTTTATGTTTACAG GTTATTTCATGTGATACTGCCGGCAACATTCAACTTCAATACAAAGGCACAATc TTTACCCTGAATGTAATGCAGCAAGAGGCAGCTAATCTCCAAGCATTGATGCCTGAGAAGGTCAAGCCTGATATGAGTAAAGAAGTTGTCTCCCCTATGCCTGGCAAGCTCCATACGCTTCATGTGCAAGTAGGAGATTCG GTTGGTGAAGGCCAGGAGGTGTGTGTTGTAGAAGCTATGAAGATGCACAACAGTCTCTTCTCATCAAGAGAGGGAAAG GTTAAAGCCGTTCATTTTGTTGAAGGTGATAGCATAGCGGAAGAAGACATTATTCTGGAGCTGGAATAA
- the LOC129279593 gene encoding propionyl-CoA carboxylase alpha chain, mitochondrial-like isoform X3, whose product MRIAWNDDETREGFRLSSQEAAASFGDDRLLVEKFIDNPRHIEIQVLADSHGNTIYLNERECSIQRRNQKVIEEAPSTFLDEATRQAMGNQAVSLARAVDYKSAGTVEFLVDSKRNFYFLEMNTRLQVEHPITECITGVDLVQEMIRVAKGHTLRYTQDDIPINGWAIESRVYAEDPYKSFGLPSIGHLHRYSEPLHLDKVRVDSGIKEGSEISMYYDPMISKLVTYGATREEALAIMEKALDTYIIRGVTHNISLLQDVIANPRFISGDISTKFLQEEYPEGFSGWKLDQREETNLKAVAGCLYILNQFKAQRFTNQTRVPPTPVSWDQSKLSVFIDGQRQDIVVQMNDAGGKVNINGETLDVDISWSAAQDVITPSVNDTTLCLQVISCDTAGNIQLQYKGTIFTLNVMQQEAANLQALMPEKVKPDMSKEVVSPMPGKLHTLHVQVGDSVGEGQEVCVVEAMKMHNSLFSSREGKVKAVHFVEGDSIAEEDIILELE is encoded by the exons atGAGGATAGCATGGAATGATGATGAAACA AGGGAAGGGTTCCGACTGTCATCGCAGGAAGCGGCGGCTAGTTTCGGAGACGACAGACTCCTAGTTGAGAAGTTTATAGATAATCCTAGACATATAGAAATACAA GTATTAGCCGATTCCCATGGTAACACAATCTACCTGAATGAAAGAGAATGTTCGATACAGAGGAGAAATCAGAAGGTCATTGAAGAAGCACCCAG taCTTTCTTAGATGAAGCTACAAGGCAAGCCATGGGAAACCAAGCAGTATCACTAGCAAGAGCAGTAGATTATAAATCAGCAg GTACTGTTGAATTTTTAGTAGACTCCAAGCGTAACTTCTACTTCTTAGAAATGAACACCAGATTGCAG GTCGAGCATCCGATCACGGAGTGCATCACCGGGGTTGATTTGGTACAGGAGATGATACGGGTTGCTAAGGGACACACCCTTAGATACACACAGGATGATATACCAATCAACGGGTGGGCCATTGAGAGCAGAGTCTACGCCGAG GATCCTTATAAATCATTTGGTCTTCCGTCCATCGGTCATCTCCATCGCTACTCCGAGCCTCTCCATCTTGATAAAGTCCGAGTAGACAGCGGGATCAAAGAAGGCAGTGAGATAAGCATGTATTATGATCCCATGATCTCAAAG CTTGTCACATATGGAGCCACGAGAGAGGAAGCCTTAGCAATCATGGAAAAAGCCTTGGATACATACATTATTAGAG GTGTAACTCACAACATATCACTGCTTCAAGATGTGATTGCTAACCCTAGATTCATCTCAGGCGATATCAGCACAAAGTTCTTACAGGAAGAGTATCCAGAAGGATTCTCAG GATGGAAGCTTGACCAAAGAGAGGAGACCAATCTTAAAGCAGTAGCAGGATGTTTGTATATTCTCAATCAATTCAAAGCCCAAAGATTTACAAACCAAACTAG GGTACCACCGACGCCAGTATCATGGGACCAATCCAAACTGAGTGTATTCATCGACGGGCAGAGACAGGATATAGTAGTACAGATGAATGATGCTGGAGGCAAG GTGAATATCAATGGAGAAACATTAGATGTCGATATATCATGGTCAGCAGCCCAAGATGTTATCACACCCTCTGTTAATGATACTACTTTATGTTTACAG GTTATTTCATGTGATACTGCCGGCAACATTCAACTTCAATACAAAGGCACAATc TTTACCCTGAATGTAATGCAGCAAGAGGCAGCTAATCTCCAAGCATTGATGCCTGAGAAGGTCAAGCCTGATATGAGTAAAGAAGTTGTCTCCCCTATGCCTGGCAAGCTCCATACGCTTCATGTGCAAGTAGGAGATTCG GTTGGTGAAGGCCAGGAGGTGTGTGTTGTAGAAGCTATGAAGATGCACAACAGTCTCTTCTCATCAAGAGAGGGAAAG GTTAAAGCCGTTCATTTTGTTGAAGGTGATAGCATAGCGGAAGAAGACATTATTCTGGAGCTGGAATAA